The following are encoded in a window of Roseimaritima ulvae genomic DNA:
- a CDS encoding M61 family metallopeptidase, with amino-acid sequence MRILFCLLFATCLTATLQAAPPPIQYVVSFADADRHAIDVEAIVPTSGKDNVEVMMPVWTPGSYLVREYSRHVESIAASRVLNDEALEIRKTAKNRWSIATSGSDSTIRLRYRLYCREMTVRTNWVERDFGVLNGASTFITLADGKPRAHQIRYLLPSNWQQAVCALPSHDQLPHTFVAASFDDVVDSPVVLGNPQVTHFEVDGIDHRLVTLNGEGLWDNDAAAKDVQRIVETQRDFWGSLPYQRYVFLNVLSETRGGLEHDNSTLLMASRWTFRNAERYRAWLGLVSHELFHAWNVRRLRPRALAAYDYERENHFDELWIAEGITSYYDDLLQVRAGLLSEKDYLEGVSRALKSVSTAPGSRVQPLRDSSYDAWIKYYRPDENAVNTRISYYTKGSLVAWLLDAKIRKASRGKKSLDDVMRQLYAKHSMQRGGYDSADFRRIVDAVAGQPLSEFLETAVDQAGDLDFSDAMELWGLEIGEPESADADNSEENNKNDEKNDKQDSQPAVELAAAATAKDLKPPYVGATISEEHGKMVVTAVVRGTPADRAGWNVDDELVALDGYRVTPTLWKDNLAQFEVGKPIDCLLSRRGRLVQRTITLEPNRPDAWKVRSLKEPTDAQQRNRRQWLAQPTPSAAAKT; translated from the coding sequence ATGCGAATTCTGTTTTGCTTGTTGTTTGCAACCTGCCTGACCGCCACGCTACAAGCCGCTCCGCCGCCGATCCAATACGTTGTCAGCTTTGCCGATGCGGATCGCCATGCCATCGACGTGGAAGCCATCGTGCCGACCTCCGGCAAGGACAACGTCGAGGTGATGATGCCGGTCTGGACGCCGGGCAGCTACCTCGTTCGTGAGTATTCGCGGCATGTCGAGAGCATTGCGGCCAGCCGTGTTCTGAACGACGAAGCGCTGGAGATCCGCAAGACGGCGAAGAATCGCTGGTCGATTGCAACCTCAGGCTCCGATTCGACGATTCGTTTGCGTTATCGATTGTACTGCCGCGAGATGACCGTTCGCACCAACTGGGTGGAACGTGACTTTGGCGTATTAAATGGCGCGTCGACGTTCATCACCCTGGCCGACGGCAAGCCGCGAGCTCATCAGATTCGCTACTTGCTGCCTAGCAACTGGCAGCAGGCCGTTTGTGCTCTGCCCTCCCATGATCAACTGCCTCACACGTTCGTGGCTGCCTCGTTTGATGACGTGGTGGATAGCCCGGTTGTGCTGGGCAACCCTCAGGTCACGCATTTCGAAGTGGACGGCATCGACCATCGCCTGGTGACACTCAACGGCGAAGGCTTGTGGGACAATGACGCGGCGGCCAAAGACGTGCAACGGATCGTGGAAACGCAGCGTGACTTCTGGGGCTCGCTGCCCTATCAGCGATACGTGTTTCTCAATGTGCTCAGCGAGACTCGCGGTGGACTGGAACACGACAACAGCACTCTGCTGATGGCCAGCCGCTGGACGTTCCGCAACGCGGAGCGCTATCGGGCTTGGTTGGGATTGGTGTCGCACGAATTGTTTCACGCCTGGAATGTTCGTCGCTTGCGGCCACGAGCGCTGGCGGCTTACGACTACGAACGCGAAAACCACTTCGATGAATTATGGATCGCCGAAGGCATCACCAGCTACTACGACGATCTGCTGCAAGTTCGCGCCGGGCTGCTGTCGGAGAAAGATTACCTGGAAGGAGTCAGTCGAGCGTTAAAAAGTGTTTCCACGGCCCCGGGCAGCCGCGTGCAACCGCTGCGCGACAGCAGCTACGACGCCTGGATCAAATACTACCGGCCGGATGAAAACGCCGTAAACACCCGGATCAGCTACTACACCAAGGGTTCGCTGGTGGCTTGGCTGCTGGACGCCAAAATCCGCAAAGCCAGCCGTGGCAAGAAATCCCTGGACGATGTGATGCGGCAACTGTACGCCAAGCACTCGATGCAACGCGGCGGCTACGACTCGGCCGACTTCCGCCGCATCGTCGATGCCGTGGCAGGGCAACCTTTAAGCGAGTTCCTGGAGACGGCCGTGGACCAGGCGGGCGACCTGGATTTCAGCGATGCCATGGAGTTATGGGGACTGGAAATCGGCGAACCGGAATCGGCCGATGCGGATAACAGCGAGGAAAACAACAAGAACGACGAGAAAAACGACAAACAGGACTCCCAGCCGGCCGTGGAACTGGCCGCGGCGGCGACGGCAAAAGATTTGAAGCCGCCGTACGTAGGTGCTACGATTAGCGAAGAACACGGCAAAATGGTCGTGACGGCGGTGGTCCGCGGGACGCCGGCCGATCGCGCGGGCTGGAACGTCGACGACGAATTGGTGGCGTTGGATGGATATCGAGTCACCCCGACGCTGTGGAAAGACAACTTGGCTCAGTTCGAAGTCGGCAAGCCCATCGATTGCCTTTTGTCACGAAGAGGTCGGTTGGTGCAGCGCACGATCACGCTGGAACCGAATCGCCCCGATGCCTGGAAAGTCCGCAGTTTGAAAGAACCCACGGACGCGCAGCAGCGAAACCGCCGGCAGTGGCTAGCGCAACCGACGCCCTCCGCTGCGGCAAAAACCTAA
- a CDS encoding SPFH domain-containing protein: MGLFDKLRGELIDIIEWIDDSNHTLVWRFPRYNNEIKNGAQLIVRPGQEAVLVHNGEIADVYPPGHYQLTTENMPIMSTLRGWKYGFESPFKAEVYFVSTRQITDLKWGTPNPIMLRDPEFGPIRIRAFGTYALKAVEPKALLQEIVGTDGNFQSDEITNLLRSMITSAFSDVLGKLQIAALDLASKYQEIGAAVRDAVVEQIDDEYGLDCPQLVVVNISLPEAVEKALDTRTSMGVIGDMNRFQQYQMGQAMTAAAENPSGGGAAEGMGLGMGFAMANRMMPGAGGGAAMPAATPPPPPAAVTWHVAVEGQTRGPFTMQQMAAGVSSGELRADSMVWTAGMPSWLSADQVPQLASLFAAPTSPPPPPPPAS, from the coding sequence ATGGGTCTTTTCGACAAACTTCGTGGCGAATTAATCGACATCATCGAGTGGATCGATGATTCGAATCATACGTTGGTCTGGCGGTTTCCACGCTACAACAACGAAATCAAAAACGGCGCACAGTTGATTGTCCGACCGGGACAAGAAGCCGTATTGGTGCATAACGGCGAGATCGCGGATGTGTATCCGCCGGGGCACTACCAGCTGACCACCGAAAACATGCCCATCATGTCGACGTTGCGTGGCTGGAAATACGGCTTCGAAAGCCCCTTCAAGGCGGAGGTGTATTTTGTCAGCACGCGGCAGATCACGGATTTGAAATGGGGAACCCCCAACCCGATCATGCTGCGTGATCCTGAATTCGGCCCCATTCGTATTCGAGCCTTCGGTACCTATGCACTCAAAGCCGTCGAACCCAAAGCCTTGCTGCAAGAGATTGTCGGCACCGACGGCAACTTCCAATCCGATGAAATCACCAACCTGCTGCGGTCGATGATCACGTCGGCCTTTTCGGATGTGCTTGGCAAACTGCAGATTGCGGCTTTGGACCTGGCCTCCAAGTATCAGGAAATTGGGGCCGCGGTCCGTGATGCCGTGGTCGAACAAATCGATGACGAGTACGGACTGGATTGCCCGCAGTTGGTCGTGGTCAATATTTCGTTGCCCGAAGCGGTCGAAAAAGCTCTCGATACCCGCACCAGCATGGGCGTGATCGGCGACATGAATCGTTTCCAGCAATATCAAATGGGCCAGGCCATGACGGCCGCGGCGGAAAACCCATCCGGTGGTGGTGCCGCCGAAGGCATGGGCCTGGGGATGGGATTTGCCATGGCCAATCGGATGATGCCCGGAGCGGGCGGCGGCGCAGCCATGCCAGCCGCCACGCCTCCACCCCCGCCCGCCGCCGTGACCTGGCATGTAGCCGTCGAGGGGCAAACCCGAGGTCCGTTTACCATGCAGCAGATGGCTGCGGGCGTCAGCAGCGGTGAATTGCGAGCCGATTCGATGGTCTGGACGGCCGGGATGCCCAGTTGGCTATCCGCCGACCAAGTGCCTCAGTTAGCATCCCTGTTCGCCGCTCCCACCTCACCGCCTCCGCCGCCACCACCGGCAAGTTAA
- a CDS encoding DUF350 domain-containing protein — MTILAQGEGPSPMDLLIAHLIAAVVFSVVGIVVFCLCLFVLDKLTPFSIIKEIGEDHNQALGIIIGAIVLGMSIIIAAAISG, encoded by the coding sequence GTGACGATTCTTGCGCAAGGTGAAGGGCCTAGCCCGATGGACCTGCTGATCGCCCATCTGATCGCTGCGGTCGTGTTTTCGGTGGTGGGCATCGTCGTGTTCTGCCTGTGCTTGTTCGTGCTGGACAAACTGACGCCGTTTTCGATCATCAAAGAGATCGGCGAGGATCACAATCAGGCCTTGGGGATCATCATCGGCGCCATTGTGCTGGGCATGTCGATCATCATCGCCGCGGCGATCTCAGGATAG
- a CDS encoding DUF4178 domain-containing protein: MKHRTANCPSCGGPVEFKTASSLVTICDFCQTAVGRADKKIEDYGKVADVGETDTGLRLGLTGTFNKKSFFISGRVRYQHPAGGVWDEWYLAFPGNRWGWLSEAQGKFHLMFERQLSHSIKLPEFDGLQVEETIQLGNAMFLVREKGTATAAAAEGEIPWAFHPGAEHRFADLAGVDGTFATFEYGPPHHAYVGKEVLLADLGIEPEDTYPDVSNLPVAALQLNCPKCAGPLVLRAPDDSERVACPNCSSLLSVEHGKLALFQTLKAQKVVPVIPIGTSGTLEGQKYTVIGFMERFAKYAGNTYPWTEYLLHNQQLGFRWLVCSEGHWSFVEPAAFTGQLRSDRVYFDGDNFRIYDRGTAYVRYVMGEFYWRVSVGEKAKTADYIAPPRMLSFERSKTDKSEESNVSVGRYLFPQEIEQAFGIKNVSRPWGVGPIQPRPKIGASFYLCWILALFLLAVIHLAFSTPLSATGSDPWLLFYGMIFVSLPPAGVLLYLHHFERQRWRDSDFNPYASDD, from the coding sequence ATGAAGCATCGGACGGCGAATTGCCCCAGCTGTGGCGGACCGGTGGAATTCAAAACCGCCAGTTCGCTGGTCACGATCTGCGACTTTTGTCAAACCGCGGTCGGACGAGCTGACAAGAAGATCGAAGACTACGGCAAAGTCGCCGACGTTGGAGAAACCGATACCGGACTGCGGCTGGGACTTACCGGGACGTTCAACAAGAAGAGCTTCTTTATCTCCGGACGCGTCCGCTACCAACATCCCGCCGGCGGTGTCTGGGACGAATGGTATCTGGCGTTTCCCGGCAATCGTTGGGGCTGGCTGTCGGAAGCGCAGGGCAAGTTCCATCTGATGTTTGAACGGCAGTTGTCGCATTCGATCAAGCTGCCCGAATTCGACGGCCTACAAGTGGAAGAAACGATCCAGCTGGGCAACGCCATGTTCTTGGTGCGGGAAAAGGGCACGGCCACGGCCGCCGCGGCCGAAGGAGAAATCCCCTGGGCGTTTCATCCCGGCGCTGAACATCGGTTTGCCGACCTAGCCGGAGTAGACGGAACCTTTGCGACCTTCGAATACGGCCCGCCGCATCACGCTTACGTAGGCAAAGAAGTCCTGCTGGCGGACCTGGGCATCGAGCCGGAGGATACGTATCCGGATGTCAGCAATTTGCCCGTCGCGGCGTTACAGCTGAACTGTCCCAAATGTGCCGGGCCCCTGGTTCTGCGCGCGCCCGACGACAGCGAACGCGTGGCCTGTCCGAATTGCTCCTCGCTGTTGTCGGTGGAACACGGCAAACTGGCCCTGTTCCAGACCCTCAAGGCGCAGAAGGTCGTACCGGTGATCCCGATCGGCACCTCCGGCACGCTGGAGGGGCAGAAGTACACGGTGATCGGATTCATGGAACGGTTTGCCAAGTACGCGGGCAATACCTACCCCTGGACGGAGTATTTGCTGCACAACCAACAACTGGGATTTCGCTGGCTGGTGTGCAGCGAGGGGCATTGGTCGTTTGTCGAACCGGCAGCGTTCACGGGGCAGCTTCGATCGGACCGCGTCTATTTTGACGGCGACAATTTCCGCATCTACGATCGCGGCACCGCCTACGTTCGCTATGTGATGGGCGAATTCTATTGGCGTGTTTCGGTGGGCGAGAAGGCCAAGACGGCCGACTACATCGCACCGCCACGGATGCTGTCTTTTGAACGATCCAAGACCGACAAATCCGAAGAGTCAAATGTGTCGGTGGGCAGGTACCTGTTCCCGCAGGAAATCGAACAAGCGTTTGGAATTAAAAACGTATCGCGACCGTGGGGCGTGGGGCCGATTCAACCGCGTCCCAAAATCGGTGCTTCGTTCTACCTCTGCTGGATCCTGGCGTTGTTCCTATTGGCGGTCATTCATCTGGCCTTTAGCACGCCGTTATCGGCCACCGGCAGCGATCCGTGGCTGTTGTTTTACGGGATGATTTTCGTCTCGCTGCCGCCCGCGGGCGTGCTGTTATACCTGCATCACTTTGAACGACAACGCTGGCGGGATAGCGACTTCAATCCCTATGCCTCGGACGATTAA
- a CDS encoding SPFH domain-containing protein: protein MNLVLELVIPFVLGFFLISIMLAVGKMFGLYAIVGECESQVFTLFGKVIGTLDEPGLQFPVSKFGMQALLIPMFGRRQLVSTALRQHYLRGQMVNSEEGTPMGVGIWYEMQVHNPVDYLFVNANPEGSLQANVASSTISTLSNLEMDKMLEDRHSLSRTVRQTVSPLCEKWGYQLGSVYIRKVHFTDQQMVNNITDKVVKRLVQVTSAMKQDGENRVGLIRSETANKVSQKMAEAKATRPAVVGSALNAIAKQDADILEAVMDVMETEQLLASNASIDILPEGMNVITQM, encoded by the coding sequence ATGAACCTAGTTCTCGAATTGGTGATCCCCTTTGTACTGGGGTTCTTCCTGATCAGCATCATGCTGGCCGTGGGGAAAATGTTTGGCCTGTACGCGATCGTTGGCGAATGTGAGTCGCAGGTCTTCACGCTGTTCGGCAAGGTGATCGGAACCCTGGACGAACCCGGGCTGCAGTTTCCGGTCAGCAAGTTTGGCATGCAGGCGTTGTTGATCCCGATGTTTGGTCGACGGCAACTGGTCAGTACCGCGCTGCGACAACACTACCTGCGTGGCCAAATGGTGAACTCCGAAGAGGGCACGCCGATGGGCGTTGGCATCTGGTACGAAATGCAGGTCCACAACCCGGTCGACTACCTGTTCGTCAACGCCAACCCCGAAGGCTCGCTGCAGGCCAACGTCGCCAGCTCGACGATTTCTACGTTGAGCAACCTGGAAATGGACAAGATGCTGGAAGACCGACACAGCCTCAGCCGCACGGTTCGTCAAACCGTTTCGCCGCTATGTGAAAAATGGGGCTACCAACTGGGTTCGGTTTATATCCGCAAGGTGCATTTCACCGACCAGCAGATGGTAAATAACATTACGGATAAAGTGGTCAAGCGACTGGTGCAGGTCACCAGTGCCATGAAGCAGGATGGCGAAAACCGCGTGGGCTTGATCCGCAGTGAAACGGCCAACAAGGTGTCGCAGAAAATGGCCGAAGCCAAAGCCACACGTCCCGCCGTGGTGGGCAGCGCTTTGAACGCGATCGCCAAACAGGACGCCGATATTCTGGAAGCCGTGATGGACGTGATGGAAACCGAACAGTTGCTGGCTTCCAATGCTTCGATCGACATCCTGCCCGAAGGCATGAATGTGATTACGCAGATGTAA
- a CDS encoding S-adenosylmethionine decarboxylase family protein, with protein sequence MTQPIPSAISPSEVVVPPTGIEWIIDAHGCDQNRLREADRLVALCRDVIGDLGLNVVGQPQVHVFPAPGGVTAVYLLSESHLTLHTYPEYGTATFNLYCCRTRPDWPWRQELTRRLDAFQVSIRSLQRGLAPGSSVAEPLATKRGQR encoded by the coding sequence ATGACGCAGCCCATACCATCCGCGATATCACCGTCCGAGGTGGTCGTTCCTCCGACGGGAATCGAATGGATCATCGACGCCCACGGCTGCGATCAAAATCGTTTGCGCGAAGCCGATCGGCTGGTCGCCCTGTGCCGTGATGTGATCGGCGACCTAGGACTGAACGTCGTCGGCCAGCCTCAGGTTCACGTGTTCCCCGCACCAGGCGGCGTCACGGCGGTGTACCTGCTGAGCGAATCGCACCTGACCCTGCACACCTATCCCGAATACGGTACGGCCACTTTTAATCTGTACTGCTGCCGCACGCGACCGGACTGGCCCTGGCGGCAGGAACTGACCCGTCGACTGGATGCTTTCCAGGTCTCTATCCGATCGTTGCAGCGCGGATTAGCTCCGGGATCGTCGGTCGCAGAACCCCTGGCAACGAAGCGGGGCCAGCGATGA
- a CDS encoding sialate O-acetylesterase: MPCIWSRLLIFTTLCLTIPLSQAKAEIKLPAVLGSHMVLQRDQPLPVWGWADAGEQVHVQLAAHTAETKADEDGNWSVRLPAMQADGQTHQLIVTGQNTLVLEDILIGDVWVGSGQSNMEWQLTNTIGGKEAIAAAEHPQIRLFHVPKVQKPAMAQDVDAQWKTCTPEAVPRFSAVLYHFGARLHQDVEVPIGLINSSWGGSPIEPWTIADGESGGMYNGMIAPLQPFAVRGAIWYQGETNVLRKNGLAYADKMKALIEGWRESWGQDLPFYFVQIAPWSGRYEPGELPALWEAQVASLKIPDTGMAVVTDLVDNIADIHPRNKVDVGNRLALWALAKSYGKSDLIYSGPLYKSMEVDGNNIRLSFAHVGEGLKSRDDQPLSEFQIAGADGQFVPAVAKIEGESVVVSAAQVAEPTQVRFGWHKLANPNLVNSAGLPASPFQTENWSGGTGL, encoded by the coding sequence ATGCCCTGCATTTGGTCACGTCTACTCATCTTTACCACCCTGTGTCTAACCATTCCCCTCAGCCAGGCGAAGGCTGAGATCAAACTGCCGGCGGTGCTTGGCAGCCACATGGTGCTGCAACGTGACCAGCCCTTGCCGGTGTGGGGCTGGGCCGATGCTGGCGAGCAGGTGCATGTGCAACTGGCAGCGCATACCGCGGAGACCAAAGCGGACGAAGATGGCAACTGGAGTGTCCGACTGCCAGCCATGCAAGCCGATGGGCAAACGCATCAGTTGATCGTTACGGGCCAAAACACGCTCGTCCTGGAAGACATTCTGATCGGCGACGTCTGGGTCGGCTCGGGCCAGTCCAATATGGAATGGCAGCTGACCAATACGATCGGAGGCAAGGAAGCGATCGCGGCGGCGGAGCATCCCCAGATCCGCTTGTTCCATGTGCCCAAGGTGCAAAAGCCCGCGATGGCTCAAGACGTTGACGCCCAGTGGAAGACCTGCACCCCGGAAGCCGTGCCTCGTTTTTCCGCCGTGCTGTACCACTTCGGTGCTCGGCTGCATCAAGATGTCGAGGTGCCGATTGGCTTGATCAACAGTTCGTGGGGTGGTTCGCCAATCGAACCCTGGACGATCGCCGACGGCGAATCCGGTGGCATGTACAACGGCATGATCGCGCCGCTGCAACCCTTTGCGGTCCGCGGTGCAATTTGGTATCAGGGCGAAACCAACGTGCTACGCAAAAACGGCTTGGCGTATGCCGACAAGATGAAGGCTTTGATCGAGGGCTGGCGTGAATCGTGGGGCCAAGACCTGCCGTTTTATTTTGTCCAAATCGCTCCCTGGTCGGGACGCTACGAGCCCGGTGAATTGCCGGCTTTGTGGGAAGCTCAGGTCGCCAGCTTGAAAATCCCCGATACCGGCATGGCTGTGGTTACCGACCTGGTCGACAATATCGCCGATATCCATCCCCGCAATAAAGTCGACGTGGGCAATCGGTTGGCGTTATGGGCGCTAGCCAAGTCATACGGCAAGTCGGATCTGATCTATTCCGGGCCGCTGTACAAGTCGATGGAGGTCGATGGAAACAACATCCGATTAAGTTTTGCGCACGTCGGCGAAGGACTTAAATCGCGTGACGACCAGCCGTTGAGCGAGTTTCAGATTGCCGGAGCCGACGGCCAGTTCGTTCCGGCGGTGGCCAAGATCGAGGGCGAGTCGGTGGTGGTTTCGGCGGCGCAGGTTGCCGAACCAACGCAGGTCCGTTTTGGCTGGCACAAATTGGCCAACCCGAACTTGGTCAATAGTGCCGGGTTGCCCGCCTCGCCCTTTCAAACGGAAAACTGGAGCGGCGGAACCGGGCTGTAG
- a CDS encoding acyl-CoA dehydrogenase family protein has translation MTIQPIKTPDSPQLDELCDRLARLAVAQGVQAWPAEALRLCGQAGVYRWFIPQALGGYGWDDADQTRGYLRLAAANLATTFVITQRSGACRRIAGSSNTAMAERWMPRLLSGEVFATVGISHLTTSRQHVSKPVLTATYDGASDVYVLNGFSPWVTGGAHADVLVVGATLDDGRQLLAAVDCQQSGVRPGPGTELVALSASCTDRVDFHDAVVAADQVLAGPIENVMRTGNGGNTGGLQTSTLAIGLAQAAADFLRTEAGQRSDLEAVAQRLAADVADAQSELLAAAEGSVECNVAAIRGRANRLVLRSTQAALTAAKGAGFVAGHPVGRWCQEALFFLVWSCPQPVLQSHLCELAGLQ, from the coding sequence ATGACGATTCAACCGATCAAGACGCCGGATTCCCCTCAGCTGGATGAACTGTGCGATCGATTAGCTCGTCTGGCCGTTGCCCAAGGGGTGCAGGCTTGGCCCGCCGAGGCACTGCGGCTGTGTGGCCAAGCCGGCGTTTATCGTTGGTTCATCCCGCAGGCGTTAGGCGGTTACGGTTGGGACGACGCGGATCAGACGCGGGGTTACCTGAGGCTTGCCGCGGCGAACCTAGCCACCACCTTTGTGATCACCCAACGCAGCGGTGCCTGTCGCCGGATCGCGGGAAGTTCAAACACGGCGATGGCCGAGCGTTGGATGCCACGGCTGCTCAGCGGCGAAGTCTTTGCAACCGTGGGAATCAGCCATCTGACGACCAGCCGGCAACATGTTTCGAAACCGGTTTTGACGGCCACTTATGATGGGGCAAGCGACGTGTATGTGCTCAACGGATTTTCGCCTTGGGTGACCGGTGGGGCGCACGCGGATGTCTTGGTGGTGGGCGCCACGCTGGACGATGGCCGCCAGTTGTTAGCCGCCGTGGATTGTCAACAATCCGGCGTGCGTCCCGGGCCCGGAACCGAATTGGTCGCGTTGTCGGCCAGCTGTACCGACCGCGTCGATTTTCATGACGCCGTGGTTGCAGCGGATCAGGTCTTGGCCGGACCTATCGAGAACGTCATGCGGACCGGTAACGGTGGCAATACCGGCGGACTGCAAACGTCCACGCTGGCCATCGGACTGGCCCAAGCAGCCGCGGATTTTTTGCGCACCGAAGCCGGCCAGCGAAGCGATCTGGAGGCGGTTGCTCAACGTTTGGCTGCGGACGTCGCCGACGCTCAAAGCGAATTGTTGGCCGCAGCCGAGGGTTCGGTGGAATGCAACGTGGCGGCAATTCGCGGACGCGCCAACCGACTGGTGCTGCGCTCCACCCAAGCCGCGTTGACGGCTGCCAAGGGTGCCGGGTTTGTGGCCGGCCATCCGGTGGGACGTTGGTGCCAGGAAGCTCTGTTCTTCTTGGTTTGGAGCTGCCCGCAGCCGGTGCTGCAGTCCCACCTGTGTGAACTGGCGGGACTGCAATAG
- a CDS encoding NAD(P)H-hydrate dehydratase, giving the protein MLPQSTPLPSPPDRDDNAHKGTFGHLLLIAGSVSMSGAARLSGTAALRGGVGLLTIATPRSALPIVAAENPAWMTLPLDESEGNCVATAVDQIEAAWQRKAAVALGPGLGQTDGVVEVVRQTYADCPLPMVLDADGLNAFAKHTDALKTRADDAPRVLTPHPGELARLLGTGVGDVQNDRQRVATVFAAAHKIVLVLKGPGTIITDGQRTVVNTTGNSGMARGGSGDILTGLIAALLAQGMSAFDAAHLATHLHGLAGDIAAEKFTKQAMLVTDLLDCLPEAWRTIDKP; this is encoded by the coding sequence ATGCTCCCCCAATCAACGCCTCTGCCGTCTCCGCCCGACCGCGACGATAACGCTCACAAGGGAACGTTTGGGCATCTGCTGCTGATCGCCGGCAGCGTGTCGATGAGCGGAGCGGCGAGGTTGAGCGGCACCGCGGCGCTGCGGGGCGGCGTAGGTTTGCTGACGATCGCTACCCCGCGATCCGCTTTGCCGATCGTGGCCGCCGAAAATCCCGCTTGGATGACTCTGCCGCTGGACGAGTCCGAGGGAAACTGCGTGGCAACCGCGGTAGATCAGATCGAAGCGGCTTGGCAGCGAAAGGCAGCCGTGGCGTTGGGCCCTGGCTTGGGGCAGACCGACGGAGTGGTCGAAGTCGTGCGGCAAACGTACGCCGATTGTCCGCTACCGATGGTACTGGATGCCGACGGATTAAACGCCTTCGCCAAACACACCGATGCCTTGAAAACGCGAGCCGACGACGCACCGCGTGTCCTCACGCCTCACCCGGGTGAGCTGGCTCGATTGCTGGGCACCGGCGTGGGCGACGTTCAAAACGACCGACAACGCGTGGCCACCGTGTTTGCCGCCGCCCACAAGATCGTGTTGGTACTGAAGGGGCCCGGGACGATCATTACCGATGGTCAGCGAACGGTAGTCAATACGACGGGCAACAGCGGGATGGCTCGCGGCGGCAGCGGCGACATCCTGACCGGACTGATCGCGGCGCTGCTGGCCCAAGGCATGTCAGCCTTCGATGCAGCTCACCTAGCCACCCACCTGCATGGACTAGCCGGTGACATCGCGGCCGAAAAATTCACCAAACAAGCGATGTTGGTGACCGACCTGCTGGATTGCCTGCCCGAAGCTTGGCGTACGATAGACAAGCCGTAG
- a CDS encoding SPFH domain-containing protein, whose translation MRQKELLEAMFSLLAFIAGLGCYGMIRVVLTGFYVVRPDERAVLTSFGRADRLPDSELGGSAASPLSSDEQERYQYPEVRVIRPGGPYFKWPWQSVRKVSVATQAVDIVWDPTKAQSTIEAVTKDNLTTGVNGQLRFRVSEGNLYAYFFGVASPLEHVMGYFVSILRERIANFTDPNSAGLVVQPTEDGEASETAVELSEGVSINDLRKNLPALNTYMEQQCISTPGRYGVELDAALITNIDPPPEVDRALSAINSTRNQVAADISTARADSEQQITMSKRAVEIAANNAQAEVAPLRELASTLTQIKTEGGTTALSTYIRNMRVPLLTRAGRILQTAHRTQEQR comes from the coding sequence ATGCGTCAGAAGGAGCTCTTGGAAGCCATGTTTTCGCTGCTTGCATTCATTGCCGGTCTGGGCTGTTACGGAATGATTCGCGTCGTCCTGACCGGATTTTACGTGGTTCGTCCCGATGAGCGCGCCGTGCTGACTTCGTTCGGTCGTGCGGATCGTTTGCCGGATTCCGAATTGGGCGGTTCTGCCGCGTCTCCGTTGTCGAGCGATGAACAGGAACGCTACCAATATCCGGAAGTTCGCGTCATTCGGCCCGGCGGCCCGTACTTCAAATGGCCCTGGCAATCGGTTCGCAAGGTCAGCGTAGCGACGCAAGCCGTGGACATCGTTTGGGACCCCACCAAGGCACAGTCGACGATCGAAGCGGTCACCAAAGACAACCTGACGACGGGCGTCAATGGCCAGCTGCGATTTCGCGTCAGCGAAGGCAATCTGTATGCCTACTTCTTCGGTGTGGCCAGTCCACTGGAACACGTGATGGGCTATTTCGTCTCGATCTTGCGAGAACGGATCGCAAACTTCACCGACCCCAACAGCGCGGGTTTGGTGGTGCAACCAACCGAAGACGGCGAAGCCAGTGAAACGGCGGTGGAATTGTCCGAAGGCGTGTCGATCAACGATCTGCGGAAAAACCTGCCGGCGCTGAACACCTACATGGAACAACAATGCATTTCCACGCCCGGTCGCTACGGCGTCGAATTGGACGCCGCGTTGATCACCAACATCGACCCGCCACCGGAAGTCGATCGGGCCCTGTCCGCGATCAACAGTACCCGCAACCAAGTGGCGGCGGACATCAGCACCGCGCGAGCGGATTCCGAACAGCAAATCACGATGAGCAAGCGAGCGGTGGAGATCGCCGCCAATAACGCTCAAGCCGAAGTTGCTCCGCTGCGTGAGTTGGCTTCGACACTGACCCAAATCAAAACCGAAGGCGGCACGACCGCACTGTCCACCTACATCCGAAATATGCGAGTGCCCCTGTTAACCCGGGCCGGACGCATTTTGCAGACCGCCCACCGCACTCAGGAGCAACGCTGA